The following proteins are encoded in a genomic region of Pseudodesulfovibrio mercurii:
- the fabF gene encoding beta-ketoacyl-ACP synthase II, which produces MNRVVVTSVAAVTPLGNDVETSWQNLLAGKSGIGQITKFDTTDYATTIAGEVKGFDPEQYIGKKEVKRMETFTQYAVAASRMLLQDAGWTIPEEERPRVGTIIGVGLGGLESIEECHEKLLKRGPKKVSPFFIPIIIANMAAGQVSIETGAMGPNICTTTACASGTHGIGTAYTDIAMGRVDAMICGGAESTISHLAVAGFNAMKALSVRNDEPEKASRPFDKDRSGFVMGEGCGLLLLESLEHARARGARILAEVVGYGASGDAYHMTAPPEDGSGMAYAMAAALREAKVDPSAIDHINAHGTSTYLNDLCETRAIKKVFGDHAYDIKICANKSQIGHLLGAAGGVEAVFAVKTLAEGIIPGTMNRDNPDPECDLDVCADGPREMQAEYALSNSFGFGGTNACVLFKRFAG; this is translated from the coding sequence ATGAACAGGGTAGTTGTTACCAGTGTTGCCGCCGTCACGCCGCTTGGCAATGACGTCGAGACCAGCTGGCAGAACCTCCTGGCCGGAAAATCCGGCATCGGCCAGATCACCAAGTTCGACACCACGGACTACGCCACGACCATCGCGGGCGAGGTCAAGGGATTCGATCCCGAGCAGTACATCGGCAAGAAGGAAGTCAAGCGCATGGAGACGTTCACCCAGTACGCGGTGGCCGCCTCGCGCATGCTCCTTCAGGATGCGGGCTGGACCATTCCCGAGGAGGAGCGCCCCCGCGTCGGGACCATCATCGGCGTCGGCCTCGGCGGCCTCGAAAGCATCGAGGAATGCCACGAGAAGCTGCTGAAGCGCGGCCCCAAAAAGGTGTCGCCCTTCTTCATCCCCATCATCATCGCCAACATGGCCGCCGGGCAGGTGTCCATCGAGACCGGCGCCATGGGGCCGAACATCTGCACCACCACGGCCTGCGCCTCCGGCACCCACGGCATCGGCACGGCCTATACGGACATCGCCATGGGCCGCGTGGACGCCATGATCTGCGGCGGGGCCGAATCGACCATTTCCCACCTGGCTGTGGCCGGGTTCAACGCCATGAAGGCGTTGTCCGTGCGCAACGACGAGCCCGAAAAGGCCTCGCGTCCCTTCGACAAGGACCGCTCCGGCTTCGTCATGGGCGAGGGCTGCGGCCTGCTGCTCCTGGAGTCCCTGGAGCATGCCCGGGCGCGCGGCGCCAGGATTCTGGCCGAAGTGGTCGGCTACGGCGCGTCCGGCGACGCCTACCACATGACCGCCCCGCCCGAGGACGGCTCCGGCATGGCCTACGCCATGGCCGCCGCCCTGCGCGAGGCCAAGGTCGATCCCTCGGCCATCGACCACATCAACGCCCACGGGACCTCCACCTATCTGAACGACCTCTGCGAGACCCGGGCCATCAAGAAGGTTTTCGGCGACCACGCCTACGACATCAAGATCTGCGCCAACAAGTCCCAGATCGGGCACCTGCTCGGCGCGGCGGGCGGCGTGGAAGCGGTCTTCGCGGTCAAGACTCTGGCCGAGGGCATCATCCCCGGCACCATGAACCGCGACAACCCGGACCCCGAATGCGACCTCGACGTCTGCGCCGACGGACCGCGGGAGATGCAGGCCGAATACGCCCTGTCCAACTCCTTCGGCTTCGGCGGCACCAACGCCTGCGTCCTGTTCAAACGGTTCGCCGGATAA
- a CDS encoding cell division protein FtsQ/DivIB: MSTLTMGKQSRLNIGGKRAARGNTRKRRKPANPLLMRDNAPRRLVGAGQFIIRMVMLSLVLSLIAVLGVGLLYGYRYITAHPYFDLKEIRVAGNDRLSYETVLKTAGVQPGLNCLDMNVGEVKNRLDANPWIDSVTVRRELPDRLLIDVREKVPTFWVRQGDGLYFADARGRVIAPMHPGEQASLPILSVAEDLPDGPKVLSGILEKMASGGTPFTQAQTAWIKLTSAHDLEIYLDGAGEGRGLTVKLSMDRWEVQLERLKVVWRDLMRRNEFDQAAIIAASGDKIWIQKRENPAAG; this comes from the coding sequence GTGAGCACCCTGACCATGGGCAAACAGAGCCGTCTGAACATCGGCGGAAAGCGCGCCGCGCGCGGCAACACCCGCAAGCGCAGGAAACCCGCCAACCCCCTGCTCATGCGGGACAACGCCCCGCGCAGGTTGGTCGGAGCGGGCCAGTTCATCATCCGCATGGTCATGCTCAGCCTGGTCCTGTCGCTCATCGCCGTGCTCGGCGTGGGGCTGCTCTACGGGTACCGCTACATCACAGCCCACCCCTATTTCGATCTCAAGGAGATCCGCGTGGCGGGCAACGACCGACTGAGCTACGAGACCGTGCTCAAGACCGCGGGCGTGCAGCCGGGCCTCAACTGCCTGGACATGAACGTGGGCGAGGTCAAGAACCGGCTGGACGCCAACCCGTGGATCGACTCCGTGACCGTGCGCCGCGAGCTGCCCGACCGGCTGCTCATCGACGTGCGCGAGAAGGTCCCGACCTTCTGGGTGCGCCAGGGCGACGGGCTGTACTTCGCCGACGCGCGCGGCCGGGTCATCGCGCCCATGCACCCAGGCGAGCAGGCCTCCCTGCCCATCCTGAGCGTGGCCGAGGACCTGCCCGACGGGCCCAAGGTGCTGTCCGGCATCCTCGAAAAGATGGCCTCGGGCGGGACCCCTTTCACCCAGGCCCAGACCGCCTGGATCAAGCTGACCAGCGCCCACGATCTCGAGATATACCTCGACGGCGCGGGCGAAGGCCGGGGGCTGACCGTGAAGCTGTCCATGGACCGCTGGGAGGTCCAGCTGGAACGGCTCAAGGTGGTCTGGCGCGACCTCATGCGGCGCAACGAATTCGACCAGGCCGCCATCATCGCGGCCAGCGGCGACAAGATCTGGATACAGAAGCGCGAGAACCCGGCAGCGGGCTAG
- a CDS encoding radical SAM protein gives MGTRTLYHGESEPKAPDLGGRLPVALAVPGGDKAALSALGWQSVYRTLAEAPGLAVERVFPDKLGTTEGQEPRTRESNSPLSSFPVIAWSITFEEDFLSLPRTLRAAGVPPLAAERPSLPLVVAGGPIAFLNPAPIAPFVDCFWVGEAEERFLDFFETLRRMVFDGADKEAILDAVKDMPGVYAPGRSRTPVKRIVSGGPGVLTDPAFSCFISGRAAFRDTLLLEVNRGCPYGCRFCAAGYIYRPPRHAELAELERIVELADPPKVGLVGTALTDWPDLLPFLKWLHERKKKFSLSSMRADGVTEELLVYLRERGIRTVTLALEGASERLRRMMSKKLDPNDFLNAVRLCARYGVNHLKIYMIAGWPGETDEDYAELAGFLGEIVRIRSEEPGGRKKQFMRITIGVSSLVPKPFTPFQWAPMLSEDALNARMKSLEKLVKPYRGVTLQHDDPFQARLQGLLARGGEELAGFILLAADHGGWKKALKLWDGDPAAILDRERGRDEPFPWEVVDIGVRREHLWKEWERAKEARVTPGCSPNGCARCAGCGMETTAP, from the coding sequence ATCGGTACCCGTACCCTGTATCATGGCGAGTCGGAGCCCAAGGCTCCCGACCTCGGAGGACGGCTGCCCGTGGCGCTGGCCGTCCCCGGAGGCGACAAGGCGGCTTTGTCCGCGCTCGGCTGGCAGTCCGTGTACCGGACCCTGGCCGAGGCGCCCGGACTGGCCGTGGAGCGGGTCTTTCCCGACAAGCTGGGAACCACCGAGGGACAGGAGCCCCGGACGCGCGAATCCAACAGCCCACTATCCTCATTCCCTGTAATAGCCTGGAGCATCACGTTCGAGGAGGATTTCCTCAGCCTTCCTCGAACGCTCCGGGCAGCGGGCGTTCCGCCGCTTGCGGCGGAACGCCCATCTCTGCCCCTGGTCGTGGCCGGGGGGCCCATCGCCTTTCTCAACCCCGCGCCCATCGCCCCCTTCGTGGACTGCTTCTGGGTGGGCGAGGCCGAGGAGCGCTTCCTCGATTTTTTCGAAACCCTGCGCAGGATGGTCTTTGACGGCGCGGACAAGGAGGCCATCCTCGACGCGGTCAAGGACATGCCGGGCGTGTACGCGCCGGGCCGCTCCAGGACTCCGGTCAAGCGCATCGTCTCGGGCGGGCCGGGGGTGCTGACCGACCCCGCCTTCTCCTGCTTCATCTCGGGCCGGGCCGCCTTCCGCGACACCCTGCTGCTCGAGGTCAACCGGGGCTGCCCCTACGGCTGCCGCTTCTGCGCCGCGGGCTACATCTACCGCCCGCCCCGCCACGCCGAGCTGGCCGAGCTCGAACGCATCGTGGAGCTGGCCGACCCGCCCAAGGTGGGGCTGGTGGGCACGGCCCTGACCGACTGGCCGGACCTGCTCCCCTTCCTCAAGTGGCTGCACGAACGCAAAAAGAAATTTTCGCTCTCGTCCATGCGCGCCGACGGCGTCACCGAGGAGCTGCTGGTCTACCTGCGCGAGCGCGGCATCCGGACCGTCACCCTGGCCCTCGAAGGGGCCTCGGAGCGGCTGCGCCGGATGATGAGCAAGAAGCTCGATCCGAACGACTTTCTCAACGCGGTCCGGCTGTGCGCCCGGTACGGCGTGAACCACCTGAAAATCTACATGATCGCGGGCTGGCCCGGCGAGACCGACGAGGACTACGCCGAGCTGGCCGGGTTCCTCGGCGAGATCGTGCGCATCCGCTCCGAGGAACCGGGCGGGCGCAAGAAGCAGTTCATGCGCATCACCATCGGGGTCAGCTCCCTGGTGCCCAAGCCCTTCACCCCGTTCCAGTGGGCCCCCATGCTCTCCGAGGACGCCCTGAACGCGCGCATGAAGTCCCTGGAAAAGCTGGTCAAGCCGTACAGGGGTGTGACCCTGCAACACGACGACCCGTTCCAGGCGCGGCTCCAGGGGCTGCTCGCGCGCGGCGGCGAGGAGCTGGCCGGGTTCATCCTCCTGGCCGCCGACCACGGCGGCTGGAAAAAGGCCCTCAAGCTGTGGGACGGCGACCCCGCCGCGATTCTCGACCGCGAGCGCGGCCGGGACGAGCCCTTCCCCTGGGAGGTCGTGGACATCGGCGTCCGGCGCGAACACCTGTGGAAGGAATGGGAGCGCGCCAAGGAAGCCCGCGTCACCCCCGGCTGCTCCCCCAACGGCTGCGCCCGGTGCGCTGGCTGCGGCATGGAAACGACCGCGCCCTAG
- the glyA gene encoding serine hydroxymethyltransferase, with translation MEELFIQDPAVAAAIADEIDREVSKLELIASENFVSTAVRQAQGSVMTHKYAEGYPGKRWYGGCEFVDEVEDLARDRAKELFGATYANVQPHSGSQANMAVYFAACKPGDTVMGMDLSHGGHLTHGSPVNFSGKLFNMVHYGVDRETQTIDYDAVEALAKEHRPTMIIAGASAYPRIIDFPRFRAIADEVGAKLMVDMAHIAGLIAAGEHPSCIEYAHYTTTTTHKTLRGPRGGMILSSEDLGQELNSNIFPGIQGGPLMHVIAAKAVAFGEALSPGFVEYQQQVVKNAKQLATSLTEAGYKLVSGGTDNHMMLVDLSEKDYTGKDAQIALDKAGITANKNTIPFETKSPFQTSGIRLGTPALTTRGMIEEDMIVVAEAIVAALDNMNDDQALAGIAEEVEEFAREFPLFAW, from the coding sequence ATGGAAGAGCTGTTTATCCAGGACCCGGCGGTTGCTGCCGCCATTGCCGACGAGATTGACCGCGAGGTCTCCAAGCTGGAGCTCATCGCCAGCGAGAATTTCGTGTCCACGGCCGTGCGCCAGGCCCAGGGGTCGGTCATGACCCACAAATACGCCGAGGGGTATCCGGGCAAGCGGTGGTACGGCGGCTGCGAGTTCGTGGATGAGGTCGAGGACCTGGCCCGCGACCGCGCCAAGGAGCTGTTCGGCGCGACCTACGCCAACGTCCAGCCCCATTCCGGCTCCCAGGCCAACATGGCCGTGTACTTCGCGGCCTGCAAGCCCGGCGACACCGTGATGGGCATGGACCTGTCCCACGGCGGCCACCTGACCCACGGTTCCCCGGTGAACTTTTCGGGCAAGCTCTTCAACATGGTGCACTACGGCGTGGACCGCGAGACCCAGACCATCGACTACGACGCGGTCGAGGCCCTGGCCAAGGAGCACCGGCCGACCATGATCATCGCGGGCGCTTCCGCCTACCCGCGCATCATCGACTTTCCCCGGTTCCGGGCCATCGCCGACGAGGTCGGGGCCAAGCTCATGGTCGATATGGCCCACATCGCGGGTCTGATCGCCGCGGGCGAGCACCCGTCCTGCATCGAATACGCCCACTACACCACGACCACGACCCACAAGACCCTGCGCGGCCCGCGCGGCGGCATGATCCTGAGCTCCGAGGACCTGGGCCAGGAGTTGAACTCCAACATCTTCCCCGGCATTCAGGGCGGCCCGCTCATGCACGTCATCGCGGCCAAGGCCGTGGCCTTCGGCGAGGCCCTGTCCCCCGGTTTCGTGGAGTACCAGCAGCAGGTGGTCAAGAACGCCAAGCAGCTGGCCACGTCCCTGACCGAGGCGGGCTACAAGCTCGTTTCCGGTGGCACGGACAACCACATGATGCTGGTTGACCTGTCCGAGAAGGACTACACCGGCAAGGACGCCCAGATCGCCCTGGACAAGGCGGGCATCACGGCCAACAAGAACACCATCCCGTTCGAGACCAAGTCCCCGTTCCAGACCTCGGGCATCCGGCTGGGCACCCCGGCCCTGACCACCCGCGGCATGATCGAGGAGGACATGATCGTGGTCGCCGAGGCCATCGTGGCCGCGCTCGACAACATGAACGACGACCAGGCCCTGGCCGGCATCGCCGAGGAAGTCGAGGAGTTCGCCCGCGAATTCCCGCTCTTCGCCTGGTAG
- the murC gene encoding UDP-N-acetylmuramate--L-alanine ligase, producing MRARVNNIHMVGIGGSGMNGIAEVLINMGFNVTGSDLAASAAVRRLEKLGATVYIGHGADNVGDADVLIKSTAIPDRNPELVAARERGIPIIPRAEMLAELMRLKTGIAVAGTHGKTTTTSLLATIFTEAGLDPTVIIGGRLNTYGANARLGEGDYLIAEADESDGSFLRLAPIITVVTNIDKDHMDFYDNQDAIDLSFMRFMNSTPFYGMNVVCGDDEGVQRLLPLIKRPYLTYGLGKQNKLRGEIVSSHLRSLFKVWLDGEEWGEVTVAQPGTHNVLNALACIGVALEVGLDKEEIIQGLGNFGGVGRRFERKGEKKGVIVVDDYGHHPAEIMANLRTAKECYPDRRLVVAFQPHRFSRTKALFGEFCKAFGDADILLLTEIYPASESPIPGVSGLSLAQGIKQVSETKVQFFPDFESLEKRLKDLLQPGDLFMTQGAGSIWKIGENWLEQADAPETGNGDEEL from the coding sequence ATGCGGGCCAGGGTGAACAACATCCACATGGTCGGCATCGGCGGCTCGGGCATGAACGGCATCGCCGAGGTGCTCATCAACATGGGCTTCAACGTGACCGGCTCGGACCTGGCCGCCTCGGCCGCGGTCCGTCGCCTCGAAAAACTCGGGGCCACGGTCTACATCGGCCACGGGGCCGACAACGTGGGCGACGCGGACGTGCTCATCAAGTCCACGGCCATCCCGGACCGGAACCCGGAGCTGGTGGCGGCCCGCGAGCGCGGCATCCCGATCATCCCGCGCGCCGAGATGCTGGCCGAGCTGATGCGCCTGAAGACCGGCATCGCCGTGGCCGGGACCCACGGCAAGACCACGACCACCTCGCTTCTGGCGACCATCTTCACCGAGGCGGGCCTGGACCCGACGGTCATCATCGGCGGGCGGCTGAACACCTACGGGGCCAACGCGCGGCTGGGCGAGGGCGACTACCTCATCGCCGAGGCCGACGAGTCGGACGGCTCCTTCCTGCGGCTGGCGCCGATCATCACCGTGGTCACGAACATCGACAAGGACCACATGGATTTCTACGACAACCAGGACGCCATCGACCTGTCGTTCATGCGCTTCATGAACTCCACGCCCTTCTACGGCATGAACGTGGTCTGCGGCGACGACGAGGGCGTGCAGCGGCTGCTCCCGCTGATCAAGCGGCCCTACCTGACCTACGGCCTGGGCAAGCAGAACAAGCTGCGGGGCGAGATCGTCAGCTCCCACCTGCGCTCCCTGTTCAAGGTCTGGCTGGACGGCGAGGAGTGGGGCGAGGTCACCGTGGCCCAGCCCGGCACGCACAACGTGCTCAACGCGCTGGCCTGCATCGGCGTGGCCCTGGAGGTCGGCCTGGACAAGGAGGAGATCATCCAGGGGCTGGGCAACTTCGGCGGCGTGGGGCGGCGCTTCGAGCGCAAGGGCGAGAAAAAGGGCGTCATCGTGGTCGACGACTACGGCCACCACCCGGCCGAGATCATGGCCAACCTGCGCACGGCCAAGGAGTGCTACCCGGACCGACGGCTGGTGGTCGCCTTCCAGCCTCACCGCTTCTCGCGCACCAAGGCCCTGTTCGGCGAATTCTGCAAGGCCTTCGGCGACGCGGACATCCTGCTCCTGACCGAGATCTATCCGGCCTCGGAGTCGCCCATTCCCGGCGTGTCCGGCCTGTCCCTGGCCCAGGGCATCAAGCAGGTCTCCGAGACCAAGGTCCAGTTCTTCCCGGACTTCGAGTCCCTGGAAAAGCGGCTCAAGGACCTCCTCCAGCCCGGCGACCTGTTCATGACCCAGGGCGCGGGCTCCATCTGGAAGATCGGCGAAAACTGGCTCGAACAGGCCGACGCGCCTGAAACCGGCAACGGAGACGAGGAGCTGTAG
- the ftsA gene encoding cell division protein FtsA yields MARNDLIVGLDVGTTKICTVVGEASDNGVDIIGIGTAPSTGLRRGVVVNIEKTVQCIKKSLEDAELMAGCDIRTVYAGIAGSHIQGFNSHGVIAVKGGEVTQRDVDRVIEAAKAIAIPMDREVLHTLPQEFIVDDQRGIADPLGMAGVRLEVKVHIVTGAVTSAQNIIRSCNRSGLDVSNIVLESLASSKAVLSAEEREIGVALVDIGGGTTDIAVFSKDSIKHTSVLALGGHNLTNDIAYGLRTPMMSAEKIKMDYGCAMADLVTSEEIIEVPSVGGRESRRMSKRVLAEICEPRCEEILALVDQELIKSGFKNMIAAGVVLNGGTVLIDGMQELAEQIFDLPVRIGVPAEGIGGLAEEVKSPKYATAVGLLLHGAEEEGLHKKVRPFKIRDDSGFDRIVGRMKKWFSDIA; encoded by the coding sequence ATGGCTAGAAACGATCTCATCGTGGGCCTGGACGTGGGCACCACCAAGATATGCACCGTGGTCGGCGAGGCCTCGGACAACGGCGTCGACATCATCGGCATCGGCACCGCCCCCTCCACGGGGCTGCGCCGGGGCGTGGTCGTCAACATCGAGAAGACCGTCCAGTGCATCAAGAAGTCCCTGGAGGACGCCGAACTCATGGCGGGCTGCGACATCCGCACCGTGTACGCGGGCATCGCGGGCAGCCACATCCAGGGGTTCAACTCCCACGGGGTCATCGCGGTCAAGGGCGGCGAAGTGACCCAGCGCGACGTGGACCGGGTCATCGAGGCGGCCAAGGCCATCGCCATCCCCATGGACCGCGAGGTGCTGCACACCCTGCCCCAGGAATTCATCGTGGACGACCAGCGCGGCATCGCCGACCCGCTCGGCATGGCCGGTGTCCGGCTGGAGGTCAAGGTCCACATCGTCACCGGCGCGGTGACCTCGGCCCAGAACATCATCCGCTCCTGCAACCGCTCGGGCCTGGACGTGTCCAACATCGTCCTGGAATCGCTGGCCTCGAGCAAGGCCGTGCTGTCGGCCGAGGAACGGGAGATCGGCGTGGCCCTGGTGGACATCGGCGGCGGGACCACGGACATCGCGGTCTTCTCCAAGGACTCCATCAAGCACACCAGCGTGCTGGCGCTCGGCGGCCACAACCTGACCAACGACATCGCCTACGGCCTCCGGACGCCCATGATGTCCGCCGAGAAGATCAAGATGGACTACGGCTGCGCCATGGCCGACCTGGTCACCAGCGAGGAGATCATCGAGGTCCCGAGCGTGGGCGGCCGCGAGTCACGGCGCATGAGCAAGCGCGTCCTGGCCGAGATATGCGAGCCCCGGTGCGAGGAGATTCTGGCCCTGGTGGACCAGGAGCTGATCAAGTCCGGGTTCAAGAACATGATCGCCGCCGGCGTGGTCCTGAACGGCGGCACGGTGCTCATCGACGGCATGCAGGAGCTGGCCGAGCAGATTTTCGATCTGCCCGTTCGCATCGGCGTGCCCGCGGAGGGCATCGGGGGGTTGGCCGAGGAAGTCAAGAGCCCCAAGTACGCCACGGCCGTGGGGCTGCTGCTCCACGGGGCCGAGGAGGAAGGACTGCACAAGAAGGTCCGGCCCTTCAAGATCCGCGACGATTCCGGCTTCGACCGCATCGTCGGCCGGATGAAGAAGTGGTTCTCGGACATCGCATAA
- the murB gene encoding UDP-N-acetylmuramate dehydrogenase → MALELTANPLLSERTTLRLGGPAVVEAVVRGEADLDDLSAFLVRETLPPFVIGAGSNLLATDGPLELALVRVADCPGPERVERDGSTLIVRCGAGVRLPGLLGWAEKAGFSGLEGLTGIPGSVGGAVAMNAGSYGVEFGDLITRVRVWTPSGGLAWLDRNQCIFDYRHFSPVKRPGKCLVWEVELALRESEPKAVRAAMRDVYRKKKATQPVTARSAGCVFRNPPDKSAGKLLDKAGMKGVRLGHMAFSDVHANFLVNLGGGIAADALELMDMGRRRVEEQFGITLEPEVIVL, encoded by the coding sequence ATGGCCCTGGAACTGACCGCCAACCCCCTGCTCTCGGAGCGGACCACCCTGCGCCTCGGCGGCCCCGCCGTGGTCGAGGCCGTGGTGCGCGGCGAGGCGGACCTTGACGATCTCTCCGCCTTTCTGGTCCGCGAGACCCTGCCACCCTTCGTCATCGGCGCGGGCAGCAACCTGCTGGCCACGGACGGTCCCCTGGAGCTGGCCCTGGTCCGCGTGGCCGACTGTCCGGGCCCGGAACGGGTGGAACGGGACGGCTCGACCCTGATCGTCCGCTGCGGCGCCGGGGTCCGGCTGCCCGGCCTGCTCGGCTGGGCGGAAAAGGCGGGCTTCAGCGGCCTGGAAGGCTTGACCGGCATCCCCGGCTCCGTGGGCGGGGCCGTGGCCATGAACGCGGGCTCCTACGGCGTGGAGTTCGGCGACCTGATCACCCGGGTGCGGGTCTGGACCCCGTCCGGCGGGCTCGCCTGGCTGGACCGCAACCAGTGCATCTTCGACTACCGCCACTTCTCCCCGGTCAAGCGGCCGGGCAAGTGCCTGGTCTGGGAGGTGGAGCTGGCCCTGCGCGAGTCCGAGCCCAAGGCGGTCCGCGCCGCCATGCGCGACGTCTACAGGAAGAAGAAGGCCACCCAGCCGGTCACGGCCCGGAGCGCTGGCTGCGTGTTCAGGAATCCGCCGGACAAGAGCGCGGGCAAACTCCTGGACAAGGCGGGCATGAAGGGCGTCCGGCTCGGGCACATGGCCTTCTCGGACGTGCACGCGAATTTTCTGGTCAACCTCGGGGGCGGCATCGCCGCCGACGCGCTGGAGCTCATGGACATGGGCCGTCGGCGCGTGGAGGAACAATTCGGCATAACTCTCGAACCGGAGGTCATCGTACTGTGA
- the ftsZ gene encoding cell division protein FtsZ encodes MEYFEIEHESNAKIKVVGCGGGGGNAVNNMIQSALKGVKFIVANTDAQDIHKSLAEHKIQIGEKLTKGLGAGANPEIGRSAAMESMDQIREALEGSDMVFITAGMGGGTGTGSAPVVAQVAKELGALTVGVVTKPFYFEGKRRLEQAEEGTRALADVVDSIITIPNDRLLQLAAKKASFSDMLKKADEVLYYAVKGIADLITVHGLINLDFADVKAAMSNSGMALMGTGIASGESRAKEAAMKAITSPLLEDVSIEGAKGVLINITCGPDMLIDEVSEAADIIYKEAHDDAEIFFGTVFDPDAGDEMRITVIATGIEPAMEEPEPVMSKAEQQKLLLLGPRGANKVAEQPRRAGHQRVLNTDRNIPAYLRKAGGELNTTELPTRQVSQRAAMAGPGEEEFIFEEDNLDVPAFIRKNVD; translated from the coding sequence ATGGAATATTTCGAAATCGAGCATGAATCCAACGCCAAGATCAAGGTCGTGGGCTGCGGCGGCGGCGGTGGAAACGCCGTCAACAACATGATCCAGTCCGCGCTCAAGGGCGTGAAATTCATCGTCGCCAACACCGACGCCCAGGACATCCACAAGTCCCTGGCCGAACACAAGATCCAGATCGGCGAGAAGCTGACCAAGGGGCTGGGCGCGGGCGCCAATCCCGAGATCGGCCGGTCCGCGGCCATGGAGTCCATGGACCAGATCCGCGAGGCCCTGGAGGGCTCGGACATGGTCTTCATCACCGCCGGCATGGGCGGCGGCACGGGCACCGGCTCCGCCCCGGTGGTGGCCCAGGTGGCCAAGGAACTGGGCGCGCTGACCGTGGGCGTGGTCACCAAGCCCTTCTACTTCGAGGGCAAACGCCGCCTGGAACAGGCCGAGGAAGGCACCCGCGCGCTGGCCGACGTGGTGGACTCCATCATCACCATCCCCAACGACCGTCTGCTCCAGCTGGCCGCCAAGAAGGCGTCCTTCTCCGACATGCTCAAGAAGGCCGATGAAGTCCTGTACTACGCGGTCAAGGGCATCGCCGACCTGATCACCGTGCACGGCCTGATCAACCTGGACTTCGCCGACGTCAAGGCGGCCATGTCCAACTCCGGCATGGCCCTCATGGGCACCGGCATCGCCTCGGGCGAGTCCCGGGCCAAGGAGGCGGCCATGAAGGCCATCACCTCCCCGCTGCTGGAGGACGTGTCCATCGAGGGTGCCAAGGGCGTGCTGATCAACATCACCTGCGGCCCGGACATGCTCATCGACGAGGTCTCCGAGGCCGCCGACATCATCTACAAGGAAGCCCACGACGACGCCGAGATCTTCTTCGGCACGGTCTTCGATCCGGACGCGGGCGACGAGATGCGCATCACGGTCATCGCCACGGGCATCGAGCCCGCCATGGAGGAACCCGAACCGGTCATGTCCAAGGCCGAACAGCAGAAGCTGCTGCTCCTCGGACCCCGGGGCGCGAACAAGGTCGCCGAGCAGCCGCGCCGCGCCGGGCACCAGCGGGTCCTGAACACGGACCGCAACATCCCGGCCTACCTGCGCAAGGCGGGCGGCGAACTGAACACCACGGAGTTGCCCACCCGGCAGGTCTCCCAGCGGGCGGCCATGGCCGGCCCCGGCGAGGAGGAATTCATCTTCGAGGAAGACAACCTCGACGTCCCCGCGTTCATCCGCAAGAACGTGGACTAG
- a CDS encoding dienelactone hydrolase family protein translates to MKQFLIILSLLLIPYTALAASGQSVDYEINGQTFEGYYVSPADKAPLVFLVHDWDGLTDYEVKRARMLADLGYAVFAVDLFGKGVRPTETADKKKLTGALYADRQLMRTRLMAGLNKAADLGANLSDAVAMGYCFGGTAVLELARSGVNLKAFVPFHGGLATPEGQDYTAVKGFILVFHGSADQSVPMSQFAALTNELEAAHIPHEMTTYSGAPHAFTVFGSDRYRKDADEKSWARFTQFLGQTLK, encoded by the coding sequence ATGAAGCAATTCCTCATCATATTGTCGTTGCTGCTGATTCCCTACACCGCCCTGGCCGCGTCCGGTCAATCGGTGGACTATGAGATCAACGGACAGACCTTTGAAGGATACTACGTCAGCCCGGCGGACAAGGCCCCGCTGGTCTTCCTGGTTCACGACTGGGACGGGCTGACCGACTATGAGGTCAAGCGGGCCAGGATGCTCGCGGACCTGGGCTACGCCGTGTTCGCCGTGGACCTGTTCGGCAAGGGCGTGCGACCCACGGAGACCGCCGACAAGAAGAAGCTGACCGGCGCGCTGTACGCGGACCGCCAGCTCATGCGCACGCGGCTCATGGCCGGGCTGAACAAGGCCGCCGACCTGGGGGCCAACCTGTCCGACGCCGTGGCCATGGGCTACTGCTTCGGCGGCACGGCGGTCCTGGAGCTGGCCCGGTCCGGGGTGAACCTCAAGGCCTTCGTGCCCTTCCACGGGGGCCTGGCCACGCCCGAGGGCCAGGACTACACGGCCGTCAAGGGATTCATCCTGGTCTTCCACGGCTCGGCGGACCAGTCCGTGCCCATGAGCCAGTTCGCGGCCCTGACCAACGAGCTGGAGGCCGCGCACATCCCCCACGAGATGACCACCTACTCCGGCGCACCCCACGCCTTCACGGTCTTCGGCTCGGACCGCTACCGCAAGGACGCGGACGAGAAGTCCTGGGCCCGATTCACGCAGTTCCTGGGCCAGACCCTGAAGTAG